A window of Exiguobacterium sp. Helios genomic DNA:
TGATATTGATCAACAGACGCTTGAATCACAAATTCGTGATTTAGCGCCGGGTGGATCGGTCAATACGTTTACGGATGTCATTTTCCAAGCAATCAAGGAACCGCAAGGCGGTCTCTTGTCAATCGGGGCGATTTTAGCGATCTGGTCGGCTTCCAAAGGCGTCGATCGTCTGATTACGACAGCCAATCATGCCTATGGTGATTTTTCACCCCGTGGATTCGTCGCAGCACGTGGAATCGCATTGATTCTGACCGTTGTGCTCGGAATCGGAATGCTCTTGTTGATTGTCTTGAACGTATTAGGTGGGCCGATCATCAGTTACTTAGCCAACTTTGTCCTACCGATTGATATGGGGCAAAAAATCCTGTTGACGGTCTTGCGATATGCCATTTCGACTATTTTGCTGATTTTGATTTTGTCGATCTTCTACCGTGTCGCTCCGAAACGTCCGATTTCCTTTAAAGAAGCGATTCCCGGGGCTGTTTTCGGTGTCATCGTATGGCAGTTGTTATCGGTTG
This region includes:
- a CDS encoding YihY/virulence factor BrkB family protein — protein: MAHTRDPKGLALNLKQRMSDHNITDYAGTLAYYWFLSIFPGIIFVISVLSFFDIDQQTLESQIRDLAPGGSVNTFTDVIFQAIKEPQGGLLSIGAILAIWSASKGVDRLITTANHAYGDFSPRGFVAARGIALILTVVLGIGMLLLIVLNVLGGPIISYLANFVLPIDMGQKILLTVLRYAISTILLILILSIFYRVAPKRPISFKEAIPGAVFGVIVWQLLSVGFGFYVSNFSNYNQTYGSLGSVVIVLLWLYFTGLIILLGSELNASWERFMKKADPKKMEEKRLKEQADLDSIPTNTFG